From the genome of Pseudomonas sp. TMP9, one region includes:
- the glmM gene encoding phosphoglucosamine mutase, which translates to MGRKYFGTDGIRGRVGSFPITPEFMLKLGWAAGMAFRKQGKCRILIGKDTRISGYMFESALEAGLSAAGADVMLLGPMPTPAIAYLTRTFHAEAGIVISASHNPHYDNGIKFFSGQGTKLPDEIELMIEELLDAPMTVVESDQLGKVSRINDAAGRYIEFCKSSVPTSTDFAGLKVVIDCAQGAAYKVAPSVFRELGAHVTVLSAQPNGLNINEACGSTHVEALQAEVLAQQADLGIAFDGDADRVLMVDHSGALVDGDELLFIIARDLLERGKLQGGVVGTLMSNLGLELALAELGIPFVRAKVGDRYVTAELLSRNWQLGGENSGHLVCFQHATTGDAIIAALQVLMALKRRGQTLGEARLGMLKCPQVLINVRFAGGVDPLEHPAVREASARVTEQMAGRGRVLLRKSGTEPLVRVMVEGDDAERVRSYADELAKVVAHVCA; encoded by the coding sequence ATGGGTAGAAAGTATTTTGGTACTGACGGTATTCGTGGGCGCGTCGGCAGCTTTCCTATTACCCCAGAATTCATGCTGAAGCTCGGCTGGGCAGCTGGCATGGCGTTTCGTAAGCAGGGTAAGTGCCGCATTCTAATTGGCAAAGACACCCGTATTTCCGGTTATATGTTTGAGTCTGCGCTTGAGGCGGGGCTGTCTGCAGCCGGTGCAGATGTCATGCTGTTGGGGCCAATGCCGACACCGGCCATCGCCTATTTGACCCGTACCTTTCATGCAGAGGCAGGCATTGTAATCAGTGCTTCGCACAACCCGCATTACGATAACGGCATTAAGTTCTTCTCTGGGCAAGGCACCAAGTTGCCGGATGAAATCGAGCTGATGATTGAAGAGTTGCTCGACGCGCCAATGACAGTGGTGGAGTCGGACCAGTTAGGCAAAGTTTCGCGGATCAATGATGCTGCGGGTCGTTACATCGAATTTTGCAAAAGCAGTGTGCCAACCAGTACCGATTTTGCTGGCCTGAAAGTCGTTATCGACTGCGCCCAAGGTGCAGCTTATAAAGTGGCGCCAAGCGTATTCCGTGAACTTGGCGCGCACGTGACGGTGCTGTCAGCGCAACCTAATGGGTTAAATATCAACGAGGCCTGTGGCTCCACTCATGTCGAGGCGCTGCAGGCTGAGGTCCTGGCGCAGCAGGCTGACTTGGGTATTGCCTTTGATGGCGATGCGGACCGCGTCTTGATGGTTGATCATTCTGGTGCGTTGGTGGACGGCGATGAGCTGTTATTTATCATTGCTCGCGACCTGCTGGAGCGCGGCAAGCTGCAGGGTGGAGTGGTAGGCACGCTGATGAGCAACTTGGGGCTAGAGCTGGCATTGGCCGAACTGGGTATTCCGTTTGTGCGGGCTAAGGTTGGTGATCGCTATGTCACGGCCGAATTGCTGTCGCGCAACTGGCAGTTGGGTGGGGAGAACTCCGGCCACCTGGTGTGTTTCCAGCACGCTACCACCGGTGATGCGATTATCGCTGCGCTGCAGGTGCTGATGGCGCTCAAGCGTCGTGGGCAGACGTTGGGTGAGGCTCGGCTGGGTATGCTGAAGTGTCCGCAGGTGCTGATCAATGTACGTTTTGCAGGTGGTGTTGATCCACTGGAGCATCCTGCTGTACGCGAGGCCAGCGCGCGGGTTACCGAGCAAATGGCTGGCCGCGGTCGGGTATTGCTGCGCAAATCGGGTACCGAGCCATTAGTGCGCGTCATGGTTGAGGGTGACGATGCAGAGCGAGTGCGCAGCTATGCCGATGAATTGGCTAAAGTTGTTGCGCATGTATGTGCTTGA